The following coding sequences are from one Humulus lupulus chromosome X, drHumLupu1.1, whole genome shotgun sequence window:
- the LOC133806799 gene encoding predicted GPI-anchored protein 58 → MGRYHLEYFLTTDMVANNLTFTQGDMDSENVFDMYCAPEVPEAPASKKKASRRHQGESSKAPSAKKSRTADPPANGSSTNATPPPSPLEQQTPPAPVGSTPSPPAPTDQTQQVAPASIGGDIPSRALR, encoded by the exons ATGGGgaggtaccatctggagtactttctgacgACTGACATGGTTGCGAACAACTTgaccttcacacaaggag ACatggactctgagaatgtgttcGACATGTACTGTGCTCCCGAGGTTCCTgaagctcctgcgagcaagaaaaAAGCCAGTAGGCGGCATCAGggggaaagcagtaaagcgcCTTCGGCCAAGAAATCCCGCACTGCAGACCCTCCAGCAAATGGATCGTCAACAAatgcaacaccacctccttctcctctcgaGCAGCAAACTCCTCCTGCTCCTGTCGGGTCGACACCTTCTCCACCGGCTCCAACCGACCAAACTCAGCAGGTTGCCCCTGCTTCCATAGGGGGCGACATACCGAGCCGTGCCTTAAGATAA